A single Pseudodesulfovibrio aespoeensis Aspo-2 DNA region contains:
- a CDS encoding CoB--CoM heterodisulfide reductase iron-sulfur subunit A family protein codes for MSNNSILVVGGGFAGITAALEAAEVGYEVYIVETNPYLGGRVAQLNQYFPKLCPPSCGLEIQFQRIKNNPKVKVLTMASVTSVSGSAGNYDVMITQRPRYVNERCTACGDCEKAASTTVSSEFDFGVGTRKVAYKTHPFMFPMRYVVDADNASDSELAAIRDACKYDAVDLDDAAKTVELKVGAIVVATGWKPYDVANLTNLGGGKLKNVVTNMQFERLAAPNGPTGGKILRPSDGVEPRKIAFVQCAGSRDQNHLNYCSYICCMASLKHVRYVRERSDANVTVFYIDLRTPGRYDKFKVMTEADDKLTLVKGKVAAIVQDAAGNPVVTVENAITGIKTEEKFDMVVLATGMQPSIAGLRVPAGAVDADGFVIDGDGIIAAGCAKQPFDVMKTAQSGTAAAMRAIKTVVGR; via the coding sequence ATGTCGAATAACAGTATTCTCGTTGTAGGCGGAGGGTTCGCAGGAATCACCGCCGCCCTCGAAGCTGCCGAAGTGGGCTACGAGGTGTACATCGTTGAAACCAATCCCTACCTCGGTGGACGGGTTGCGCAGCTCAATCAGTATTTCCCGAAGCTGTGTCCCCCGTCCTGCGGTCTGGAGATCCAGTTTCAACGCATCAAGAACAACCCCAAAGTCAAGGTCCTGACCATGGCCAGCGTGACGTCTGTTTCCGGTTCCGCCGGCAACTACGATGTCATGATCACGCAGCGTCCGCGCTACGTGAACGAGCGCTGCACCGCCTGCGGCGACTGCGAGAAGGCCGCTTCCACCACAGTCTCTTCCGAGTTCGATTTTGGTGTCGGCACCCGCAAGGTTGCCTACAAGACCCATCCGTTCATGTTTCCCATGCGCTACGTGGTGGACGCGGACAACGCGTCCGATTCCGAGCTGGCTGCCATCAGGGACGCCTGCAAGTATGACGCGGTTGACCTCGACGATGCGGCCAAGACCGTGGAGCTCAAGGTCGGTGCCATTGTCGTGGCCACCGGCTGGAAGCCCTATGATGTCGCCAACCTGACCAACCTCGGCGGCGGCAAGCTCAAGAACGTGGTCACCAATATGCAGTTTGAGCGGCTGGCGGCCCCCAACGGCCCTACCGGCGGCAAGATCCTGCGCCCTTCCGACGGTGTCGAGCCCAGGAAGATCGCCTTTGTCCAGTGCGCCGGTTCCCGCGACCAGAACCATCTCAACTACTGTTCCTATATCTGTTGCATGGCTTCCCTGAAGCATGTCCGCTACGTCCGCGAGCGCAGTGACGCCAATGTCACGGTCTTTTACATCGACCTGCGCACTCCGGGCCGCTACGACAAGTTCAAGGTCATGACCGAGGCGGACGACAAACTGACCCTGGTCAAGGGCAAGGTTGCCGCCATCGTGCAGGACGCTGCAGGCAACCCCGTGGTCACTGTGGAGAATGCCATCACCGGCATCAAGACCGAAGAGAAGTTCGACATGGTGGTCCTCGCCACCGGCATGCAGCCGAGCATCGCGGGCCTCAGGGTCCCTGCCGGCGCTGTCGATGCCGACGGTTTTGTCATTGACGGCGATGGCATCATCGCCGCCGGTTGCGCCAAGCAGCCCTTTGACGTCATGAAGACTGCCCAGTCCGGCACCGCCGCCGCGATGCGGGCAATCAAAACCGTGGTAGGGAGGTAA
- the qmoC gene encoding quinone-interacting membrane-bound oxidoreductase complex subunit QmoC, which produces MSNTVKVQPDLKFVKELQAVGGDSLKKCYQCATCSVVCPLSPDDNPYPRKEMVWAQWGLKDRLVNDIDIWLCHNCGTCSDLCPRGAKPGDLLSALRNMAYRNLGPLPLIGKWMSSPAGLLPLAAIPALLYGIIWVVMAGKVGSFLPRFEWDAANHAWIPAADGKIVFGGLFPGDYTIDPVFMLVFAFMVWAFFAGVRNMLKAFDSQPKTFIVGRKSAPTMLQALIDTVQYEILQHTQFNDCNAADADELDVKRAQGHRWLMFAFIALLIVTGTVAAGHWGGWLLRALGITGLGDIVSAIGHTPMPFYHPIKLLALFGAGLGVYGLVALTRRRVNLDAAKQSSSWYDWYLITLVWVIFGTGIGAMIFRVVGAEVLAYPTYYVHLIAVFMMLAYLPWSKLGHLVYRTVALSYAKKIGRIPMGADR; this is translated from the coding sequence ATGTCCAACACCGTAAAGGTACAACCGGACCTTAAGTTCGTGAAAGAGTTGCAAGCCGTCGGCGGCGACTCTTTGAAGAAATGCTACCAGTGCGCCACTTGCTCGGTTGTCTGCCCGCTTTCGCCGGACGACAACCCCTATCCCCGCAAGGAGATGGTCTGGGCCCAGTGGGGTCTCAAGGACCGCCTGGTCAATGATATAGACATCTGGCTGTGCCACAACTGCGGCACCTGCTCCGACCTGTGCCCGCGCGGTGCCAAGCCGGGCGACCTGCTCTCGGCGCTTCGCAACATGGCCTACCGCAACCTGGGCCCGCTGCCCCTCATTGGCAAGTGGATGAGCAGCCCGGCGGGACTGCTGCCTCTGGCAGCCATCCCGGCCCTGCTCTACGGCATCATCTGGGTGGTCATGGCCGGCAAGGTCGGCTCGTTCCTGCCCCGCTTCGAGTGGGACGCGGCGAACCATGCCTGGATTCCGGCTGCTGACGGCAAGATCGTCTTCGGCGGTCTGTTCCCCGGCGACTACACCATCGACCCGGTCTTCATGCTCGTGTTCGCGTTCATGGTCTGGGCGTTCTTCGCCGGTGTTCGCAACATGCTCAAGGCGTTCGACTCCCAGCCCAAGACGTTCATCGTGGGCCGCAAGTCCGCCCCGACCATGCTCCAGGCGCTGATCGACACCGTGCAGTACGAAATCCTGCAGCACACCCAGTTCAACGACTGCAACGCTGCCGATGCCGACGAACTGGACGTGAAGCGCGCCCAGGGCCACCGCTGGCTCATGTTTGCCTTCATCGCCCTCCTGATCGTCACCGGCACCGTGGCCGCAGGCCACTGGGGCGGCTGGCTGCTCCGGGCCCTGGGCATCACCGGCCTGGGCGACATCGTGTCCGCCATCGGCCACACCCCGATGCCGTTCTACCACCCGATCAAGCTGCTGGCCCTGTTCGGCGCGGGTCTGGGCGTGTACGGTCTCGTGGCGCTGACCCGGCGGCGGGTCAACCTGGATGCTGCCAAGCAGTCCTCCAGCTGGTATGACTGGTACCTGATCACCCTGGTCTGGGTCATCTTCGGCACCGGCATCGGCGCCATGATCTTCCGGGTCGTCGGGGCCGAGGTGCTTGCCTACCCGACCTATTACGTACACCTGATCGCGGTCTTCATGATGCTTGCGTACCTGCCCTGGTCCAAGCTGGGCCACCTCGTGTACCGTACTGTGGCACTGTCCTACGCCAAGAAGATTGGCCGCATCCCCATGGGCGCCGACAGATAG
- a CDS encoding hydrogenase iron-sulfur subunit, whose protein sequence is MAEKLGVYICGGCDIGASLDVDALAQFAAGGKHSAAVAVAKSNPVLCSPEGKAQIEADVAEHGLDGVVCCACSPRAKWDVFKFGSKIQVERVNLREHCVWSFQNDPAFPGQMEVIAKDYINMGISKLTKSRIPNPEITDAFKTVLVVGGGYAGLNAALNVASLGYPVVLVEKSDTLGGKAATMYKSFPLSGSFGDKTQEIGVKELIADVQANDKIKVITGATVESLAGAPAKYKATIAGAEYEIGAVVMATGWVPGKGKFLAPLGYGKIKNVVTTAEFEAMAKNGGIKTAAGKTPSSVAFIVDTSLLMKGINYDACGAACAAPEDMPCKEDQPADASDACEVFAYEDKESAKHLAYSSELTSLVALKQANYVRELAPDAVAYIIYDHMMVPGINEKYYQTAQDDPGVMLTKGTVTAVEEAGGEVVVKAKNTLLGDDIAIYADIVVVPTAIVPTTAADPVMNFVYRQGPAFPDLELFDGFADSNYICFPYETRRTGVYAAGCVRQPMGLGLAAEDAAGAALKAIQCIESANRGMSVHPRSGDLSFPEFNFMRCTQCKRCTEECPFGALDDDEKGTPMPNPTRCRRCGTCMGACPERVISFANYGIDQIGSAIKEVKVPDTLDAGGPRVIVLVCENDAYPALDMAAMRGRNWSPYVRFLSVRCLGSVNAIWVADAMSKGVDGLMLLGCKFGDDYQCHFVKGSELCNRRKENIAESLGRLGVEPERVEQYEVSIDMYDKVPDMIDAFVSNIVTNFGPNPFKGY, encoded by the coding sequence ATGGCTGAAAAGCTTGGAGTATATATCTGTGGAGGCTGCGACATCGGAGCGAGTCTCGATGTCGACGCCCTGGCCCAATTCGCAGCCGGAGGCAAGCACTCCGCTGCGGTCGCGGTGGCCAAGTCCAACCCGGTGCTGTGCAGCCCCGAGGGCAAGGCCCAAATCGAAGCCGATGTCGCTGAACACGGTCTGGACGGTGTGGTCTGCTGCGCCTGTTCGCCCCGCGCCAAGTGGGACGTGTTCAAGTTCGGCTCCAAAATCCAGGTGGAGCGGGTCAACCTGCGCGAGCATTGCGTGTGGTCCTTCCAGAACGACCCGGCCTTCCCTGGCCAGATGGAAGTCATCGCCAAGGATTACATCAACATGGGAATCTCCAAGCTCACCAAGAGCCGGATTCCCAATCCTGAAATTACTGACGCCTTCAAGACTGTGCTGGTGGTCGGCGGCGGCTACGCGGGCCTGAACGCCGCGCTCAACGTCGCCAGCTTGGGCTACCCGGTGGTCCTGGTCGAGAAATCCGACACCCTGGGCGGCAAGGCTGCCACCATGTACAAGTCGTTCCCCCTGTCCGGCTCCTTTGGTGACAAGACCCAGGAGATCGGCGTCAAGGAACTGATCGCCGATGTGCAGGCCAACGACAAGATCAAGGTCATCACCGGTGCCACGGTCGAGTCCCTGGCCGGAGCCCCGGCCAAGTACAAGGCCACCATCGCCGGTGCCGAATACGAGATCGGCGCTGTGGTCATGGCCACCGGCTGGGTGCCTGGCAAGGGCAAGTTCCTGGCCCCGCTCGGCTACGGCAAGATCAAGAACGTGGTCACCACTGCCGAGTTCGAGGCCATGGCCAAGAATGGCGGCATCAAGACCGCTGCAGGCAAGACCCCGTCCTCCGTGGCCTTCATCGTGGACACCAGCCTGCTCATGAAGGGCATCAACTACGATGCGTGCGGCGCAGCCTGCGCAGCCCCGGAAGACATGCCCTGCAAGGAAGACCAGCCCGCCGACGCGTCCGACGCGTGCGAGGTCTTCGCGTACGAGGACAAGGAATCCGCCAAGCACCTGGCCTACAGCTCGGAGCTGACCTCCCTGGTCGCGCTCAAGCAGGCCAACTACGTGCGCGAACTGGCTCCCGACGCCGTGGCCTACATCATCTACGACCACATGATGGTGCCGGGCATCAACGAGAAATACTACCAGACCGCCCAGGACGATCCGGGCGTCATGCTGACCAAGGGCACTGTCACCGCAGTCGAGGAAGCGGGCGGGGAAGTGGTCGTCAAGGCCAAGAACACCCTGCTTGGCGACGACATCGCCATCTACGCCGACATCGTTGTGGTGCCCACGGCCATCGTGCCCACCACGGCGGCTGATCCGGTCATGAACTTCGTCTACCGCCAGGGTCCGGCCTTCCCGGATCTGGAGCTGTTCGACGGGTTTGCGGACTCCAACTACATCTGCTTCCCCTACGAGACCCGCCGTACCGGCGTCTACGCCGCCGGTTGCGTGCGCCAGCCCATGGGCCTGGGTCTCGCCGCCGAGGACGCGGCCGGAGCCGCCCTCAAGGCGATCCAGTGCATCGAGTCGGCCAACCGGGGCATGTCCGTGCATCCCCGCTCGGGCGACCTGAGCTTCCCGGAGTTCAACTTCATGCGCTGCACCCAGTGCAAGCGGTGCACCGAGGAGTGCCCGTTCGGCGCGCTGGATGACGACGAGAAGGGAACGCCGATGCCCAACCCGACCCGCTGCCGCCGCTGCGGCACCTGCATGGGTGCCTGCCCGGAGCGTGTCATCTCCTTTGCCAACTACGGCATCGACCAGATCGGTTCGGCCATCAAGGAAGTCAAGGTACCCGACACCCTGGACGCTGGCGGCCCGCGCGTCATCGTCCTGGTCTGCGAGAACGACGCCTACCCGGCGCTGGACATGGCCGCCATGCGCGGACGCAACTGGAGCCCCTATGTGCGCTTCCTGTCGGTGCGCTGCCTCGGCTCGGTCAACGCCATCTGGGTGGCCGATGCCATGAGCAAGGGCGTTGACGGCCTGATGCTGTTGGGCTGCAAGTTCGGCGACGACTACCAGTGCCACTTTGTCAAGGGCTCCGAGCTGTGCAACCGCCGCAAGGAGAACATCGCCGAGTCTCTGGGCCGCCTCGGTGTCGAGCCCGAACGCGTCGAGCAGTACGAGGTTTCCATCGACATGTACGACAAGGTACCCGACATGATCGATGCATTCGTCTCGAATATTGTCACCAACTTCGGCCCCAACCCGTTCAAGGGCTACTAG